A window of Carassius auratus strain Wakin unplaced genomic scaffold, ASM336829v1 scaf_tig00217304, whole genome shotgun sequence contains these coding sequences:
- the LOC113100545 gene encoding uncharacterized protein LOC113100545 isoform X2, producing the protein MRNQRAKVQQGNECTSSRQFLTMDGLDEVAICTLKAANIGEDILPTLTRDDIRDLFPGPEHFLRRKAIWLIVHKEEQEHTIPVEPQGSSADDEHNGSPKRDDPSTSKFLKLPSPEYVLFTDSELQHVRRAYFEQQRLGKEGEVTLSKELFCRLIRNTMTNMISIARASSDDYKYPTKHEVIAMAKRLVEYYPMIKDKSTGSSHEWDTVAKKLLKRLSNIRSPVKAKHPPSKRVRLNEVPSAAVASDYDADSSASTVHLSPPSRSSTPQQENDSIDEASDGPDNSLDSQKTQARHYRTLQEMYKAKKPNKAAVTHLLDLEFQSRRNFIDSNALKEQDRPTKILQAYPCFKELDHVMDELRRVIEPNNSQYTSEVKGRWENFYSKVQFYGVMKKVMKPPRTLNGVEHAIAVFTALPLLFPSGSAAPKKLVPISEALFHVLTPSEDPDTYIHRRVLSSPVLLIGEQNCIVVVGTTPVVTFEKDLLYEGPLYLLAYYYAFHLTYPKCIATLLSVLQTQVLGDVIHEQDATSSYKKAIHEWKMFVE; encoded by the exons CTGCTAACATTGGGGAAGACATTTTACCAACTCTCACACGGGATGATATACGAGATCTCTTTCCTGGTCCTGAGCACTTCCTGCGACGCAAAGCCATTTGGCTTATTGTTCATAAGGAAGAACAG gaGCACACCATTCCTGTTGAACCCCAAGGTTCATCAGCTGATGATGAACATAATGGAAGTCCAAAAAGAGATGACCCCAGCACTTCAAAGTTTTTGAAGTTACCCAGCCCAGAATACGTTCTCTTCACTGATAGTGAACTACAACATGTGAGACGTGCATACTTCGAGCAGCAACGTCTTGGAAAAGAGGGTGAAGTCACCTTATCAAAGGAGCTCTTCTGCCGACTCATCCGAAATACCATGACAAATATGATATCTATTGCAAGAGCCTCTTCAGATGACTACAAATATCCCACTAAACATGAAGTTATTGCCATGGCAAAGCGGTTAGTGGAATACTACCCTATGATAAAAGATAAGTCAACTGGATCAAGTCATGAGTGG GACACTGTTGCCAAAAAGCTCTTGAAGCGACTTTCAAATATCCGAAGTCCTGTGAAGGCCAAACACCCTCCATCCAAGAGAGTACGTCTGAATGAAGTACCATCTGCTGCAGTGGCAAGTGACTATGATGCTGATTCCAGTGCATCAACAGTTCATCTGTCACCACCTTCAAGATCAAGCACCCCACAGCAAGAAAATGACAGCATTGATGAAGCAT CCGACGGTCCAGACAACAGCCTTGACAGCCAGAAAACACAGGCACGACATTACAGGACTCTACAAGAAATGTACAAAGCAAAGAAGCCAAACAAAGCTGCTGTAACTCATCTATTAGACCTGGAGTTCCAGTCCAGAAGAAATTTCATTGACTCAAATGCTTTGAAGGAGCAAGACCGACCCACAAAAATTTTACAGGCATACCCGTGCTTCAAAGAACTGGACCAT GTAATGGATGAACTGCGGAGAGTCATTGAGCCAAACAATAGCCAATACACTTCTGAGGTGAAAGGCAGGTGGGAGAACTTCTACTCCAAGGTTCAGTTTTATGGCGTCATGAAGAAAGTCATGAAGCCTCCAAGGACATTAAATGGAG tTGAACATGCCATTGCAGTTTTTACTGCCCTGCCACTGCTCTTCCCATCTGGCTCTGCAGCACCCAAGAAACTGGTCCCAATCAGTGAGGCTCTTTTCCACGTCCTCACG CCCTCTGAGGATCCTGATACCTACATCCACCGGCGTGTGCTTTCTAGTCCTGTCTTGCTGATTGGTGAGCAGAACTGCATTGTGGTTGTAGGTACAACTCCAGTTGTAACTTTTGAGAAAGATTTGCTCTACGAGGGACCTCTCTACCTCCTGGCCTATTACTATGCATTTCACCTGACATATCCCAAGTGTATTGCCACACTCTTGTCTGTGTTACAAACACAAGTACTTGGAGATGTCATCCACGAGCAGGATGCAACCTCCTCGTACAAGAAGGCCATTCATGAATGGAAAATGTTTGTTGAGTAA
- the LOC113100545 gene encoding uncharacterized protein LOC113100545 isoform X1: MRNQRAKVQQGNECTSSRQFLTMDGLDEVAICTLKAANIGEDILPTLTRDDIRDLFPGPEHFLRRKAIWLIVHKEEQEHTIPVEPQGSSADDEHNGSPKRDDPSTSKFLKLPSPEYVLFTDSELQHVRRAYFEQQRLGKEGEVTLSKELFCRLIRNTMTNMISIARASSDDYKYPTKHEVIAMAKRLVEYYPMIKDKSTGSSHEWDTVAKKLLKRLSNIRSPVKAKHPPSKRVRLNEVPSAAVASDYDADSSASTVHLSPPSRSSTPQQENDSIDEACMYITIYKKIHKYSICTDGPDNSLDSQKTQARHYRTLQEMYKAKKPNKAAVTHLLDLEFQSRRNFIDSNALKEQDRPTKILQAYPCFKELDHVMDELRRVIEPNNSQYTSEVKGRWENFYSKVQFYGVMKKVMKPPRTLNGVEHAIAVFTALPLLFPSGSAAPKKLVPISEALFHVLTPSEDPDTYIHRRVLSSPVLLIGEQNCIVVVGTTPVVTFEKDLLYEGPLYLLAYYYAFHLTYPKCIATLLSVLQTQVLGDVIHEQDATSSYKKAIHEWKMFVE; this comes from the exons CTGCTAACATTGGGGAAGACATTTTACCAACTCTCACACGGGATGATATACGAGATCTCTTTCCTGGTCCTGAGCACTTCCTGCGACGCAAAGCCATTTGGCTTATTGTTCATAAGGAAGAACAG gaGCACACCATTCCTGTTGAACCCCAAGGTTCATCAGCTGATGATGAACATAATGGAAGTCCAAAAAGAGATGACCCCAGCACTTCAAAGTTTTTGAAGTTACCCAGCCCAGAATACGTTCTCTTCACTGATAGTGAACTACAACATGTGAGACGTGCATACTTCGAGCAGCAACGTCTTGGAAAAGAGGGTGAAGTCACCTTATCAAAGGAGCTCTTCTGCCGACTCATCCGAAATACCATGACAAATATGATATCTATTGCAAGAGCCTCTTCAGATGACTACAAATATCCCACTAAACATGAAGTTATTGCCATGGCAAAGCGGTTAGTGGAATACTACCCTATGATAAAAGATAAGTCAACTGGATCAAGTCATGAGTGG GACACTGTTGCCAAAAAGCTCTTGAAGCGACTTTCAAATATCCGAAGTCCTGTGAAGGCCAAACACCCTCCATCCAAGAGAGTACGTCTGAATGAAGTACCATCTGCTGCAGTGGCAAGTGACTATGATGCTGATTCCAGTGCATCAACAGTTCATCTGTCACCACCTTCAAGATCAAGCACCCCACAGCAAGAAAATGACAGCATTGATGAAGCATGTATGTACATTACCATTTACAAGAAAATTCACAAGTATAGTATTTGCA CCGACGGTCCAGACAACAGCCTTGACAGCCAGAAAACACAGGCACGACATTACAGGACTCTACAAGAAATGTACAAAGCAAAGAAGCCAAACAAAGCTGCTGTAACTCATCTATTAGACCTGGAGTTCCAGTCCAGAAGAAATTTCATTGACTCAAATGCTTTGAAGGAGCAAGACCGACCCACAAAAATTTTACAGGCATACCCGTGCTTCAAAGAACTGGACCAT GTAATGGATGAACTGCGGAGAGTCATTGAGCCAAACAATAGCCAATACACTTCTGAGGTGAAAGGCAGGTGGGAGAACTTCTACTCCAAGGTTCAGTTTTATGGCGTCATGAAGAAAGTCATGAAGCCTCCAAGGACATTAAATGGAG tTGAACATGCCATTGCAGTTTTTACTGCCCTGCCACTGCTCTTCCCATCTGGCTCTGCAGCACCCAAGAAACTGGTCCCAATCAGTGAGGCTCTTTTCCACGTCCTCACG CCCTCTGAGGATCCTGATACCTACATCCACCGGCGTGTGCTTTCTAGTCCTGTCTTGCTGATTGGTGAGCAGAACTGCATTGTGGTTGTAGGTACAACTCCAGTTGTAACTTTTGAGAAAGATTTGCTCTACGAGGGACCTCTCTACCTCCTGGCCTATTACTATGCATTTCACCTGACATATCCCAAGTGTATTGCCACACTCTTGTCTGTGTTACAAACACAAGTACTTGGAGATGTCATCCACGAGCAGGATGCAACCTCCTCGTACAAGAAGGCCATTCATGAATGGAAAATGTTTGTTGAGTAA